CCGCCCAGCACGCGGGGAAGAAAGTTTTTGTCTACGCCGACGAGACCAGGCCGCGCGGCCAGGGGGCCCGGTTGACCGCCTGGGAACTGCAAGGGGAGAAGGTTCCGCACGCGATCGTCCCCGACAACGCGGGAGCCTACCTGATGTCGCTCGGCAAGATTGACCTGATGATCGTGGGGGCTGACCGGATCGCCGGGAACGGCGACACCGCCAATAAGATTGGCACTCTGGAAAAAGCGATCTGCGCGAAAGAATACGGCGTCCCTTTTTATATCGCCGCGCCGACTTCGACCTTTGACCTGAAGTGCCAGAGCGGCCGCGATATTCCGATCGAAGAGCGGAGCCAAGACGAAGTCCTCTACCAGACTGGGCCGGACGATCAGGGCGTTCAACGTCGAGTTTTAGTTTGTTCTCCCGGCTCAAAAGCGGTCAACCCGGCTTTTGACGTGACGCCGGCCAAGTTCATCACCGGGATCATCACCGAAAAGGGGATCGTCAAACCGGACGCCTCCGAGATCGGGCGGTTGTTCTCATAATGGCTGAAGGTAAGGTCGCCCCCAAATTTACCACTGAATTTCTTGACCGCCAGGTTCCTGGCGATCAGCAGATCGATGAGCTTAAAAAGTGGTGCGATCAGTTCACGCAAAGCGGCTTGATGCCATTCTACGGGAGCGGCGCGTACGGCAATTTAAGTTTTCGCCTTAAGCCGGGAAGCCAGGAATTCATTATTACCTCTTCAGGCATGAAAGAAACTTCCGCCGCCGCGAGCTTCGTGAAGGTTACTCGGGTCGATCTGGAGAAAAAGATTGTCTATGCCGCCGGTCAGCGGGAGCCTTCTTCGGAAAGTATGTTCCATTCGCTGATCTATCGGGCGCGGCCGGAGATCAACGCGGTCTTTCACGGCCATTGCCAGCAATTGCTCGACAATTGTGCCCGGTTGGGGTTGGTTTGCACTGAAAAGGAAGAACCGTACGGCACCCTGGAACTGGCCGATCAGATCATGAAGACGTTGGGGAAGAATGATTTTCTGATCATTAAGAACCACGGTTTTATC
This window of the Candidatus Margulisiibacteriota bacterium genome carries:
- a CDS encoding class II aldolase/adducin family protein, with the protein product MAEGKVAPKFTTEFLDRQVPGDQQIDELKKWCDQFTQSGLMPFYGSGAYGNLSFRLKPGSQEFIITSSGMKETSAAASFVKVTRVDLEKKIVYAAGQREPSSESMFHSLIYRARPEINAVFHGHCQQLLDNCARLGLVCTEKEEPYGTLELADQIMKTLGKNDFLIIKNHGFIALGKNMAEAGELALKTMARCA
- the mtnA gene encoding S-methyl-5-thioribose-1-phosphate isomerase gives rise to the protein MKVNGKHYRTVWLEGSTVHLIEQNLLPFDFKIHQAPKSADTCQAIKTMIVRGAGAIGAAAGFAMAQVLLEVPGDWPAIDRGKQAIEATRPTAQNLFFAVNRVYQAAKKGGEAAGVAEAQKIADEDAENCRLIGEHGSQLIKDGMTIETHCNAGWLAFVDHGSALSPIYAAQHAGKKVFVYADETRPRGQGARLTAWELQGEKVPHAIVPDNAGAYLMSLGKIDLMIVGADRIAGNGDTANKIGTLEKAICAKEYGVPFYIAAPTSTFDLKCQSGRDIPIEERSQDEVLYQTGPDDQGVQRRVLVCSPGSKAVNPAFDVTPAKFITGIITEKGIVKPDASEIGRLFS